In Miscanthus floridulus cultivar M001 chromosome 8, ASM1932011v1, whole genome shotgun sequence, the sequence TATTTGGTCCTTTATTTCTTGAATTGCAGTGTATTCAAGCTAGGAATGTGCTGTGTATCTCTAGAGTAATGCTATGGTGAAACAACTTTTACTACAGTTGCAACACGAGCAAGAGTTAGGACTGCTAAAAAGGCAAAATGTTATCCATGCCGTGATTGCCCTTATAGCTTGGTTGCATCATCGAGGTATTTAGGACTTCGGAGACCTAACTTGGGCTGTCTGCTGCTTATACTTTTCCTGCTTTGCTCTGTTTACCCATTATGCTGTCTGCTTGTTTTGATAATGGGTGTTTCTTCCAGTCTTGATAGAAGCATGCCGCCAAATTATTTTGCATGCTATGAATCCCTCATATTGTATCTTATCAGTTTATAGTTAAAGGAATGATTGTTAATTGATCACCCAATGGTAGAAATATCCTGTGTTATTTTAATTTCTCTGTTGGCACCTATGTTTCACCGTAATTCCAAACTGAAATTCCCTTTTATTTGTTTTGTTAGAAGTTGTTAAACTGCATTTTTTGTCATCGGGCACTGAAAGTTCCCCGTGCATGCTGGATTGAAAAATGTCAGTTATTTGTGCTTCTAGTGTTCTACCTTTGTTTGGGCAGTTGTATGAAGTGTTCAATTCCTCACCTTCGGTTCGTTAGCTTCTGCCTTCTGATGCTGCAGTAGAAAATGATTACTTGGCACATGCACTGATCCACTGAAGATATGCTTTTCTTTATGATCAAACCATTAACAACCTGCCCCATAAGCCTTTTGGGAGCTgtcctgttttttttttcctctaaGCCAAAAAATAAACTAGACAATCCTAACATGATCTAACGATTCCAGTATATATATGTTACTTTATATTTTTCTGGTAATTAATTTAGGGTGTTCTAGCATATTTCAATTTATGTTTTAAATTAGCTCCAGtgacgtagcttgtctactgTATAACCTCATCGGGGTTGACACAAAAGTTCCCATTGTTTTTGTTGGAGTTGGACACAAGAAACTTTGCTTTCCTTGTTTTACTTTCACCATCACGTGACTTGACTCGTTCTTGCTGAAATTCACTTCTATGCTATAGCATTTCGTTTCCATTAATTTTGATGTTGTTTCTTGAATCACAGTGCCTTCAAGGTGGCATGCTTTTTATCACGGCGTTTCTCATGTTAAACGTTCTGACGAAGTGAACGCTTGAGCTCATAAGACTTCTCCTTGTGCCCAGATCCGTTGCCAATTTCATTCAGTCAATGAATGCGGAGCTGCAAATTTTATGAATCGGATCATGTTAGTTCCACTAGAAAACCCATCCAAATTGCAAGAGGAGAATCGGATCAGAAGAAATGACAAGTTGTGCAACACTAGGGTGTTCATTGTCTCGATACTTTGTCGAAACAGAACCTTTTCATCGTAGTTCCAAATTGTAGTTGTCCTCTTTTCATAGTTGTTTCTAACGAACTTACCCATTTGTCTCAGTAACAACAGAAGATATTTTATCATCTTGCAAACTGAAATTATTTGGAATGCCTCAGGTGCATGCTATGAAATTCTTTTTCATGCTGCTGCTTGTCTTTTTTAGTGTGCAGTTTTATGAACTATGAAATACTTAACTCCTAACTTATTGATATGTTGAGTTTCAGTTCTCCAATGGAATGATTACTTGGCACTATCTGTTTATTGTCTTTGAGAAGCTTATTGGTAGTTCGATCACTAAGCACCTAGTTTTTAGTGTGTGCGTTTTTCATTCCTCAGCTCCTGTGTAGAGTATGGATTACTAGCCACAGACACAAATGTTAGAGTGAACCTGTTAAGTCATTGAACTTCAATATAGAACGACAGAAAAGTTAAAGCAGACATTTCTGGCAAAAGTGGCAATACACAGTTGCAGCACTGCTATGGCAAAACAACTTTGCTATAGTTGCAGCACTAGCAAGAGTTGGAATTGCTACGGTGCTCAGTGGCTTGGATCCAACCAACTAGGGCATTAAAGCAAACGGTGGTCGATTTTTGTTGGCTGACCAAATTTTGGCATGGCTTCCTGGCCACAATCCAAACATGCTCCTAATCCCCTTGCACACACAAACCATTCGATTCCGAGACCTGTCTTGCGGCGACTATCTCCGCTGCCGCAGCAGCTAGACATGAGTTCGTCAAGATCGGCAGAGGTATCAACACCTTGTAGCCATCAACAACATGTTCCGAGTTGGTAATTCTCCATGCCGCTGGCGCTGTTTCGCGAACCCAAATGGGCTGGACTTTGTAGTTTGTTGATTGGGCCGGCCCAGTAACAAAACCGAAACGTCTTCCGTCTACCACATTGGCCGGAGGAGAGTCGCAGACCACAGCGTCGGCCGCCGCACCCAAACGGCTCCGGCGAGCAGCGATGCTCCGCCTCCGAGGCCACCTCCTTTCCGCTGTCCGCGCCGCCTCGTCTCTCCCCGCCGCATCCTCCCTCCGCCTCCACTGCCTCTTTCTCTACAGCACCAAGAACACCGCTCCCGCCTCTCAGTTCGTCGTCGAAGACTACCTCACCACCAGCTGCGGCCTGACGCAAGAGCAGGCCCGCAAGGCCTCCAGATTCTTGTCCCACCTCAAGTCCTCCGCAAATCCAGACGCTGTCCGGGCCTTCCTCGCCGGAATCGGCGTCTCCAAAGCCGACCTCACCGCCGGAATCGCCCGGGACCCGCGGCTCCTCTGCTGCAATGTGGACAAAACCCTAACCCCCCGCATCGCCCAGCTCCGCGACATCGGCCTCTCCCCGCCCCAGATCTCCAGTCTCATCTCCGTCGCCCCCAATCTCTCCCGATCTCCTAGTATGGTCCATCGCCTCGCATTCTATCTCTCTTTCTTGGGCTCCTACGACAAGTTACACACCGCCCTCAAGAGGAGTACGTACCTGCCCACTCAAAATCTCGAGCGTGTTGTCAAACCCATTGTGTCATTCCTGCGACAGTCTGGTCTATCTGATTCTGATATTGCCAACCTCCTTTTGCGCGCCCCACGCTTATTCACATTGGAGACAGACCGTGTCAAGGAAATTGCATTGTGTGCCGAAATGCTTGGTGTGCCACGCAGTTCAACAATGTTCAAGTATGCCCTTGTGTCCATCTACAGCATAAGTCCTGGGAAGATAAATGCTAGGTCAGATTTCTTGAAGAAGACTCTTGGATGCTCTCAGGCTGAGTTGGGCGCTGCTGTGCGGAAGTTGCCAAACGTTCTGAATTTTTCAGAGGGCAGGCTGACTCGTGTGGTAGATTTCCTGAAGACGGAGGTTGGTCTGGATTCCAAGTACATAGTGCGTAGGCCAGCAATCCTCGGCTATAGCTTGCCAAGGCGTCTTATGCCCCGGTATTATGTGCTAAAAGCTCTTAAGGCGAAGGGCTTGGTTGAGAAAGATGTTGACTTTTTCTCAGCTGTTGTTATGGCTGAGAAAAATTTTATGAAGAGGTTTCTTGATCCTTGCAAGGACAGTGCTCCGGGGCTTGCAGATGCTTATGCTGCTGCTTATGCAGGCCAGGTTCCTCCTGTAGTCCAACCATGACTGCCTGAAATGGAGACATCTTTTGACATGTTAAATCATTCTCATTTAAGTTTGTTTTCTTGTGGATtgtttcatcatgctatgattaaGATTGTACCTTGGTAGCATCACGAGCATTTGGAAGGCCCAAAGTTTGGCTATCTGCTGCTCTTCTTTCGCTTCTTTACATGGCATACTCATTTTGCATGCAGCTTGTTTGGATAATTAGTGTCTCTTCCAATCTTGTTATAGGCATGCCTGGTCTCAATACTTTGTTGAAACAGAACCTTTTCACCGTAGTTCCAAATTGTAGTTGTCCTCTTTCCATAGTTGTTTCTAACGAACTTATCCATTTGTCTCAGTATCAACAGAATCTATTTTATCATCTGGCACAGTGAAATTATTTGAACTGCCCCAGGTGCATGCTATGAAATTCTTTTTCATGCTGTTGCTTGCCTAACTTTTTTAGTGTGCAGTTGTATGAAATACTTAACTCCTCACTAATTGATATGTTTAGTTTCAGTTCTTCAATGGAATGACTACTTGGCGCTATCTGTTTATTGTCTTTGAGAAGCTGGTTGATAGTTCAATTGCTGAGCACCTGGTTTTAGTGTATACCTTTTTTTTCATTCCTCACCCCCTGTATAGAGTATGGATTACTAGCCACGGACATAAATGCAAGAGCGAACCTGTAAGTCATTGAACTAAAGCCAACTGAAGCAAGTAAATTCCAATGCAATCAGAACAACATAGAATGTCAGAGAAGTTGGAGCAGACAATTCTGGTAAAAATGGCAATACCTCAGTTTAATTGTACTACACCACCAATAGCCAGTGGTGAAGCAAGggaggggctggagcccccccctaACTTTGCTGTTTTATGTTTTAATATTATACCCTTTAATCTACCATGTAATTAAATAGTAAATGGCCCCCTATTGACAtctcccccctcccctcccccctaGACCTAAGTGCTGGTTTCGCCAATAGCAATAGGAGTGCCATGTTCAAGAGTATTTCATCAGTTTACAGAGTCCAGCAGTTTCATTCTTGTTGTACCACACCTACACTGTGTTGGAGAAACAAATGCTTGTGTTGAATTCTGATCTTAAGCTCCTGCTCCAAAATCTAAAGGATTCTAATATGATGGAGATGATTGTTTAAGCTGCTTCTTCAATACTCTGTTGGTGTTTAATTGTGTGTGAGCATATTTTGTTTTATGTTCTCTGTAGCCACATGTTGTGTTAAAAAATGGATTGTTCTCACTCCTACCTTCATACTGCTACTGTTAATTGTATAGCAAACTCTTGGTTGACCAAAAACATCTCATATTGTCTGGCTGGAGTTGGACTGAAGATTGGATAATTTTGGAAGACTTTCATCTTCCATGATTGTGGGACTCACCCTTGCTCGTTGCACACTTTCAAGCTAGGAATGTGTATCGCTAGAGCACTGCTATGGCGAAACAACTTTTGCGACAGTTGCAGCACTAGCAAGAGTTGGAATTGCTACAGTGCTCAGTGACCAAGATCTCAGAGGCTTGATCCAGCAGTTATGAAAAAAAAactgtttttttctttttgagtTTGACACAAAAGCACCCATGTTGTTTCTCGTGGAGCTGGACTGGACTCAAGAATTTTGGATATGTTTGGAAGAATTTTCACTCCTTTTTCTTTCATCGCAAGGTGACCGACTCTTGCATTGTCTAATTCACTTTCTTTTTGTTGGAATTCTACACATTAGTTTCAAACTGAAACTGTCCTCGCTGTCTTTTTTGGATGTGTTTCCAAACAAATATGGTTAATTGGTTATTGAATTGAGGAATCACTGAAGATCTTATTGGCCATCTGGCACAGGGAAATGCTATATGTAGATATGTAATTGCCTCTAGAGCATGCTAGATTGAAAATGTAATCCTTCCTGCATCTACTTGTCTACCTGAGATCGAGAAATTGTGTGAAGTGCTTCAGTCCTTGCTCATAATTCTTTTAGCTTGTAGTATGTGGTATATAACCTGTGCTGTACATGGAAGTTAACATTAAGCAGCTGCTCCATAGATCTGAGAAGATCCCTGCTGTTTTGTTCTTTCAGTAAAGATCTAGAGAATTGTAATTATGTTATATGTTTTAATGCTATAAGGGTCCGCTAGCGTAGTCCCATTTAACGTATGTAGCCGCAGTTGTGCTCTCttacttgtctacggtttagtaTTAACCGTGTGACAGACAAAGTCCCTATTATTTTTGTTGGGATTGAACTCGAGCATTTCACCTGCCTTCTCTTTCATCGTTATGTGATGTGACGACTCTTCTCGTTGTAAACTTGTAACTTATCTCCGTGGTGTAGCCTTTTGTTTTCATTTATTTCGCTTGCACCGCAAATTCTTGAGCTACAGGGCATGCGAGCTTGAAATGCATTCTGTTGCTTTGTTTGTCATGGTATTGGTAATTCTGAAGTGAATGCTAGAACTCATCAGACTCCATTGCCCTGTCCAGGTCGTATCCAGTTTCATTTGGTTGGTCAACAGTTTTATGCATATATGAAATATGAAATTATGAATTGGGCAAGCCTGGCTTAGTGTTTGGTGTACCGTGTTACTTTGCAAATCAGAAATTATATGTACAGGTGAGAAGGCATCGGGAAGTAATAACCTACTGATTACTGCCCCACGTGTACATTTCAACTCAAACTCCGTGCTCACGTTATGGAGTATGTATTACTAACAACAACAAAGCCGCTCACTTGATCAACTGATTTTCACTTTGCTGGCGCAAACACggaaaccacacacacacacattataAAAACAAACAAACTTGACCTGCTGGGGGTATGGTATGACCTCCCTAGGGCATTGTCATTAAGGTAGAAAATCTCAATCTTGCAGGCTGAGAAATCCTTGAATCCTGACTTTGTCGATGAGAGGATTTTCTTTAACCAGCTTAAATTTGCTCTCACGGGAAGTTAAAAAAAAACCCTGAATGTGCTACTAAAGCACTTTTGTGCAAACACGGAAACCAGAAACCCCCCAAAGGAAGTCGGTGTGAGGTTGAAAGCCTGAACCTGGCTACGCATCATCCCCATTTTGCAGTTAACAGTCGTTGACAGAATCTGCTTATCTGCAATTTGTAGTAATGGAAGCCGGCTTTGCTGTCAGTGTACTATTAGTAATAGTGAACTCTGCAATGTGTACTCCTGATTTTGGGCTCATATGAAGAATATCAACCAGTCCGTTCTTCGTTGGGAATTGGGATATCAAGCACTAATCAAAACCACATTGCACTATTAAACCTTCTCAGTGATCGAACTGATGCCAACTGAAATAAGTAAAGTTTGATGCAATCAGATCAATATGGCGTAGCTGAAAAATAAAATTATGACGCAGACAATTATATAGAAAAATGGCAATTGTACCACACGTTCACAATAGAAGCACCAGTGTTCAAAAAATTTGTCAGTTTACACAGTTCATCAGTTTCATGCTTTATCTAATCTTGTATTAAAGGCATCTAATCCTTTTATCAAAACTGAACTCTACACCGGAGTTGCATATCAGCAGATGCCTAGCTATCTACAGGGATCATCAGCTCTCCGTTTGTCCAGTATCTCACTGATTGATACACTATCCGCTACCGTTCTTCCTTCTCCATAACGGCGGCCTCGTAGATCTTGGCCAAGTTTGGGACTTTGACAAGAAACGGCCTGATGAACTTGGCCACGAAATCCTCCTCCGTGATGGCCGCAATGTTGTTGAAGTCCCTGCCGCGCCACAGCCGCCGCGCCAGCAGCACCCTCATCACCTGGAACCGCGGCACGAGCCGCCCCTCCAGGTCGTACCTCAGCAGcgccgggaagctggcgacgcgCTCCGCGTCCATCCCGACCTCCGTGGTCAGGAACTCCCAGTTCCTCCGGATCCGCTCCGCGGAGACCGTCAGCAGCGTCGGCATCTTCGCAGCCGCCGTCTTCACCTGCGCCTCCGTCCACCCGAGCTCGTCCCTGAAGAACGCGGCCTTCCAGGCGAGCCGCTCCGGAGTGGCGCTGAACGCCGCGATGATCGCGTCCTTGAACGCCCGCGTCTTGCGCGGCACGCCGAACTCGTCGGCGCGGGCCAGGATGGTGTCGACCTCGTCCGGGCTCGCGACAAGCAGCTTGGAGCAGTAGGAGATGGCGAACCAGCCGACGTCGCCATCCGTGAGGGTGCCTTCCTCTTGGAGCAGCGCGATGGTGGACTTGACCGTCCGGAGGTCGGCGGTGAGGAGGCCCGGGTTGCCCTTGAGCGCGGCGACGAGCTTGTCGACGCGACCACGCAGATACGGGACCCAGAACTGGACACTGGAGACGAGCGCGCGTGAGCGGAACGCGGCCGCGCCGCAGCGCACGACGATCAGGCCCATCTGGAACGTGGTGAACCCGAGCGCGCGGAGCTCGTCCGCGCGCGGCGCGAGCATCCTTGGCACGCTGCAGGTGAGTATCGTCGGGTCGCGGGCCACTGCGACGGCAATGAGCGGCGGGGAGAGCTCGAGCGCGTCGGCGAGGAAGGCGAGCACGGCGTCGGGCTTCGAGGGAGACCTGATGGCGGAGAGCTCCGGCGCCACGCGCGCGGCCACGTTGGGGTAGAGGTTGCACCTGTTCACGAGGTAGTCTTCGACGGAGAAGGACGAGGGGGCGGTGGCGTCGGCGGACGCGGCGGTGGAAGCAGAGGTGGGGGCGTTGCTGGTGCAGGGGAGGGGGCGGAAACGGGATGGAGACGGCGAGGGGGAGTATGGCAGCGCCGGCGAGGGGAGGACTGGACGCCCCGGGAGGAGGAGCATCGCGGCGACGCCGGCGTGACGCTACCGCTTCGAGATGAGCTACGGGAATCGGATAGGTGGTGCCTGTGGCTGACAGGTGCGGCGCGGAGATTAGAGGCTTCGAGACTGTCTCCAGCAACGAGACCTGCTAATACGTCACTCACGGTgtctttatctaaaaaaaacatTGTCGACTCAAACCCACGACGTATAGCTGAAACGCTACGTAAAAAAGTATCCCCTCTGTCCTCCCTATGCAAATTGCCGCCGCTGCCAAGGTCGAGGAGGAAAGGAGGAAGCGGAGGAGGAAGGAAGGAGCCCCTACGCCGCCGCCCGACACTTGCACGGGCACTGGCCGGCGCCACCTCAGCCACAGCAGGCGGCCCTGCCGAGACCCACGCGGCTTGCGCAAGGGCGCGCCCCGCCGGCCCGCTGCTCCGAATGCCGCCATTACCATCGAGCGCAAGGAAGAGGAAGAGCCCCGCAACCGGCGCCCCTGGCCGACGGCTGCCGTCTCCGCGCGCGTCCTAGGGCGCAGCCCCTTGCAGATCCGGCGCCGAACTGggccggagccgccgccgccatgggtgTCGCCCAACGCCCACCCAGGCGTGGCCCGCCCCGAGCGCCACGCGGATCCGGCCCTGGGACCGCTGGATCCGGACGCCGGGGCAGGGAGGCCGCCCCGGTCCGCCGCAGCCGCCCGTGGCGGTGCACAGCGGCCTTGCCGCGCCCGAGTACGCCGCGCGCGAGCCCATCCCCGACCGCCGCAGCTACCACAGAGAAGGAGAGCCCCGCTGCTCCGGCTACAGCGCGGCGGAGGAGGGGAGAGAAGGATGCGGCGGCCGAGTGCAGAGTCGCACGGTCGCTGTTGGAGAGGGCGAGTTTACGGGTGCGTGACCCTTTCCTGTGGGAGACCCAAAAGCTAGAATAGGTGCTGTATTTAGGTCTCccttgttggagatagtcttacccggtgCCGGTCACAGGCTGGTCTAAACTTTTTTATTTTGTCCTCTGATCAATCTCATCCGATTTCACCAATAATGGTGTCCAGGTGGATGAAATGACCATGTTGCCCCAATTCAGTTGTATTTCTAATTTTTTTCAATTTCCTCCTATGCCATTCTCTCGTCCTACGATGCTAGCCTCTTGTGCTCTAGCCGCTTGGCGTCGCTGAGCTCCACCTCGCTGAGGACTGCAACGATGATGGGAGGATGCCGACGGTGAGCACGACTGCCCCAACCATGTCCACCACGCACCCTCCACACCAAGAGGAGCGGTGGGCGCTGCTGAGGGACTAAGATAATGATATGTGGAGGCGACCAGCCAGTTGAGACGAGCCACGCGTGGCAACCGAGGTGTCGACGGGCAGGCTCACCATGGAGGCGCGTGTGGCTGTGGACGCCAACTGCCCTGTTTGtttggctaataagccatggctgaaagtactgttggttgatttattgtgagagaaaaatactgttcgttgactaaaaaagtacggcttataagccaagcgaacagggcgaacgCCCAGACGGAGCACGAGACGGACAAGACCACGCTGCGCCAACTCCTTGCGGTTCGCCACGCGTCCTTCCTCGCATGTGCTATGAAGTCAAATTAAGCTGGCGACCCATCGGTTTGTCCCAAGCAGGACGCATCAGTGAGGCTGGGCGCGGACAAGGAGGTGGAGCGGGAAGACGCGGCGCAGGCTGTGGGCGCGGAGGTGCGTAGCGACCCCGACGCGCACTAGTGCAGGAG encodes:
- the LOC136474808 gene encoding transcription termination factor MTEF1, chloroplastic-like; protein product: MLRLRGHLLSAVRAASSLPAASSLRLHCLFLYSTKNTAPASQFVVEDYLTTSCGLTQEQARKASRFLSHLKSSANPDAVRAFLAGIGVSKADLTAGIARDPRLLCCNVDKTLTPRIAQLRDIGLSPPQISSLISVAPNLSRSPSMVHRLAFYLSFLGSYDKLHTALKRNRVKEIALCAEMLGVPRSSTMFKYALVSIYSISPGKINARSDFLKKTLGCSQAELGAAVRKLPNVLNFSEGRLTRVVDFLKTEVGLDSKYIVRRPAILGYSLPRRLMPRYYVLKALKAKGLVEKDVDFFSAVVMAEKNFMKRFLDPCKDSAPGLADAYAAAYAGQVPPVVQP
- the LOC136474809 gene encoding transcription termination factor MTERF8, chloroplastic-like — translated: MLLLPGRPVLPSPALPYSPSPSPSRFRPLPCTSNAPTSASTAASADATAPSSFSVEDYLVNRCNLYPNVAARVAPELSAIRSPSKPDAVLAFLADALELSPPLIAVAVARDPTILTCSVPRMLAPRADELRALGFTTFQMGLIVVRCGAAAFRSRALVSSVQFWVPYLRGRVDKLVAALKGNPGLLTADLRTVKSTIALLQEEGTLTDGDVGWFAISYCSKLLVASPDEVDTILARADEFGVPRKTRAFKDAIIAAFSATPERLAWKAAFFRDELGWTEAQVKTAAAKMPTLLTVSAERIRRNWEFLTTEVGMDAERVASFPALLRYDLEGRLVPRFQVMRVLLARRLWRGRDFNNIAAITEEDFVAKFIRPFLVKVPNLAKIYEAAVMEKEER